From Anopheles darlingi chromosome 2, idAnoDarlMG_H_01, whole genome shotgun sequence, the proteins below share one genomic window:
- the LOC125959290 gene encoding aprataxin produces the protein MDFTRRKTQTVCREKRNTKESKDDFNWEYLLLVDARNAACHLGSTKLSIAIKDRYPKARFHYLVLPRKDVTAPQILTVHDLTVADIQLLEDMLQLAQQLAVATGMGLEQFKFGYHMGAHMKPLHMHVISRDFDSPSLKRVRHWNIFNEKIFLTHADVVRDLLTNGKVQSLPEDEFEAIRNGPMTCSVCGYVTTDLLFIKIHILKHFPRPTTYQNGSIFNFFSCQ, from the exons ATGGATTTTACTCGTCGGAAGACACAAACGGTTTGTCGCGAAAAAAGGAACACCAAAGAGTCCAAGGATGATTTTAATTGGGAATATCTGCTCCTGGTTGATGCCCGAAATGCAGCGTGCCATCTGGGGAGCACCAAACTATCGATAGCGATCAAAGACCGATATCCGAAAGCACGTTTCCACTACTTGGTTCTCCCCAGAAAGGATGTAACAGCGCCTCAAATTTTAACGGTCCACGAT CTTACTGTCGCAGATATCCAGCTACTGGAGGACATGTTACAGCTGGCACAACAGTTGGCAGTCGCCACAGGTATGGGGTTAGAACAGTTCAAGTTCGGTTACCACATGGGCGCGCATATGAAACCGTTACACATGCACGTGATTTCACGTGATTTCGATTCGCCGTCCCTTAAACGTGTCAGACACTGGAACATTTTTAACGAGAAAATCTTCCTCACTCATGCAG atGTTGTGCGCGATTTACTGACGAATGGAAAAGTGCAGAGTTTGCCAGAGGACGAATTTGAAGCCATCAGAAACGGCCCCATGACTTGTAGCGTGTGTGGCTATGTAACAACCGACCTGCTGTTCATCAAAATTCACATCttgaaacattttcctcgACCAACTACGTATCAAAATGGCagtattttcaatttcttttcgtGTCAGTAG
- the LOC125950051 gene encoding transcriptional adapter 1-like, which produces MQERNSSSPLLRPLFFHVKTANNTDHTHTLARYSETINRTSKRSLWQKVNNKIAENRGKLRKHEEKRRKFVQKMSSTAKTEVEDAKQALMVALGDKWAVYLANMKLWFRKKSSKEEFDLESRRLLDRSQTHLHNRFLLAILNKIDAVVPPQSSTTSAFDGMHNARPCEDHSLLQQHDGRSGKKRKRSSKSSSERATFAPAPLHDYITGDPASETDLSSGQQQQSVPSIRYAAQELFLPDHGLVLGRLLVGAWENGLASAEDGAVELIVNAVQVLLKNILTATILARKDCRLTGNGTFFYDVGYELKHPFVRNTVTKSKIDDEPMDLDKEITTVSYLKPPPGESLFLAGCEQLYPKVNKKISTYEVYRALQDRNIIPSHSVYSMNIERISSQLS; this is translated from the exons ATGCAAGAAAGgaattcttcttctcctcttcttcggccACTTTTCTTCCACGTAAAAACGGCAAACAACACCGATCACACGCATACACTCGCACGCTACTCGGAAACGATAAATCGCACCTCAAAACGATCACTTTggcaaaaggtaaacaacaaAATCGCGGAAAATCGAGGAAAATTGAGGAAACACGaggaaaaacggaggaaattCGTGCAGAAAATGAGTTCAACAGCCAAAACAGAGGTCGAAGACGCAAAGCAGGCGCTGATGGTGGCACTGGGCGATAAATGGGCCGTATATCTGGCCAACATGAAGCTGTGGTTTCGCAAGAAAAGTTCCAAGGAAGAGTTCGATCTGGAAAGCCGGCGTCTCCTCGACCGTAGCCAAACCCATCTACACAACCGCTTCCTGTTGGCCATCCTCAACAAAATCGACGCCGTCGTACCGCCACAATCTTCTACGACCAGCGCCTTTGACGGCATGCACAACGCTAGGCCATGCGAAGACCACtcattgctgcagcagcacgatggaCGGAGCGGCAAAAAGCGGAAGCGCTCCAGCAAGTCCTCGAGCGAGCGGGCCACATTCGCACCCGCACCTCTGCATGACTACATCACCGGTGATCCGGCCAGCGAAACGGACCTATCGagcggccagcaacagcagagtgTACCGAGCATACGTTATGCTGCGCAAGAGCTCTTCCTTCCTGACCACGGACTCGTActcggtcggttgttggtaGGCGCATGGGAGAATGGTCTGGCCAGTGCAGAGGATGGTGCAGTCGAGCTCATCGTAAATGCAGTTCAAGTTTTGCTGAAAAACATTCTAACGGCCACAATATTGGCACGAAAGGATTGTCGGCTTACAGGGAATGGTACGTTCTTCTACGATGTCGGGTATGAGCTGAAGCATCCGTTCGTCAGAAATACGGTCACCAAAAGCAAAATTGACGATGAGCCCATGGACTTGGATAAAGAAATTACCACGGTTTCGTACCTGAAGCCACCCCCCGGCGAATCGTTATTCCTAGCAGGCTGTGAGCAGTT GTATCctaaagtaaacaaaaaaatcagtACTTACGAAGTGTACAGAGCCCTGCAGGATCGCAACATCATACCATCGCATTCGGTATACTCCATGAACATTGAAAGGATCTCTAGTCAACTCTCATAA
- the LOC125950033 gene encoding organic cation transporter protein-like encodes MAYDDILQHLGGFGRYQRRIYVLLCLPAICCAFHKLAGVFLLAVPEYRCQLPYELANASYALPQERISMAYPIDTLTEKRSTCTFLDANFTDAYWNSGTPAAGVRSCEHWIYDRSKFESSTVTEWDMVCERSWLRASADSLFMVGVMLGSIGFGYLSDKYGRKPIFFASLVLQVIFGVLAGIAPEFFTYTLARMVVGATTSGVFLVAYVIAMEMVGPKDRLYAGVVCMMFFSVGYMLTAGFAYYIHEWRMLQIALTLPGVLFLCYWWFIPESARWLLSNGRPTEAITLIERAARCNGLTVPQEALDKLLEEDKATTQAQEDSSEAKPSLLDIFKYPNLRQKAMLIFFDWFVNSLTYYGLSWNTNNLGGNPLLNFVISGAVEIPAYSFLLLTLNRWGRRTILCGCMIFAGTMLLATMAVPQSQQWLIVVLAMLGKMAITSSYGTVYVFSAEQFPTVIRNVALGASSTSARVGGILAPYFNLLGDYWQPLPLLIFGALAFIGGVLSLLLPETHNQKLPETIADGENFGKRKTLPPGTNGSIGGGGGDVERTAEELQELSKPAEEQQSSVDEGKEKY; translated from the coding sequence atggcttACGATGACATTCTGCAGCACCTCGGTGGTTTCGGCCGCTACCAGCGCCGGATTTATGTGCTGCTCTGCCTACCGGCCATATGCTGTGCATTCCACAAGTTGGCCGGTGTGTTCCTGCTAGCCGTACCCGAGTACCGGTGCCAGCTGCCGTACGAACTAGCGAACGCCAGCTATGCGTTACCACAGGAACGCATTTCCATGGCCTACCCAATCGATACGCTAACGGAGAAACGCTCGACCTGCACCTTTCTGGATGCGAACTTCACGGATGCGTACTGGAACAGTGGCACGCCGGCCGCCGGCGTACGATCATGCGAACACTGGATCTACGATCGCAGCAAATTCGAGAGTAGCACCGTGACCGAGTGGGATATGGTGTGCGAGCGGAGTTGGTTACGTGCCTCCGCCGATTCGCTGTTTATGGTCGGAGTCATGCTTGGCAGCATCGGATTCGGCTACCTATCGGATAAGTACGGCCGGAAACCGATCTTTTTCGCCTCGCTCGTGCTGCAGGTCATCTTCGGCGTGCTGGCCGGTATAGCGCCCGAGTTCTTCACCTACACCCTGGCCCgcatggtggttggtgcgacCACTTCTGGCGTGTTTCTCGTCGCGTACGTGATTgcgatggaaatggttggCCCAAAGGATCGCCTGTACGCCGGTGTCGTCTGTATGATGTTCTTCTCCGTCGGTTACATGCTGACGGCCGGCTTTGCCTACTACATCCACGAGTGGCGCATGCTTCAGATTGCCCTCACGCTTCCGGGCGTACTGTTTCTCTGCTACTGGTGGTTCATCCCGGAGTCGGCCCGCTGGCTGCTGTCGAACGGTCGCCCAACGGAAGCGATCACACTGATCGAACGGGCGGCACGATGCAATGGGTTGACGGTACCGCAGGAAGCACTGGATAAGCTGCTGGAGGAAGACAAGGCGACAACACAGGCCCAGGAGGACTCGAGCGAAGCCAAACCATCGTTGCTCGATATCTTCAAGTACCCGAACCTGCGCCAGAAGGCGATGCTCATCTTCTTCGATTGGTTCGTCAACAGCCTCACGTACTATGGACTGTCTTGGAATACCAACAATCTGGGCGGCAATCCGTTACTGAACTTCGTCATCAGCGGTGCGGTCGAGATACCGGCATACTCGTTCCTACTGCTCACACTGAACCGCTGGGGCCGTCGAACGATCCTGTGCGGTTGCATGATCTTTGCCGGTACGATGCTGCTCGCTACCATGGCCGTACCACAGTCGCAGCAATGGTTGATCGTTGTGCTAGCAATGCTGGGCAAAATGGCCATCACGTCGAGCTACGGTACGGTGTACGTTTTCTCGGCCGAACAATTCCCGACCGTTATTCGCAATGTGGCACTCGGTGCCTCCTCGACCAGTGCCCGTGTCGGCGGTATACTCGCACCCTACTTCAATCTGCTCGGCGACTACTGGCAACCCCTGCCTCTGCTTATCTTCGGTGCGCTGGCCTTCATCGGTGGCGTGCTGTCGCTGCTTCTACCGGAAACCCACAACCAAAAGCTCCCGGAAACGATAGCGGATGGTGAAAACTTTGGCAAACGGAAAACGCTTCCACCGGGAACGAACGGTAgcattggcggtggtggtggtgatgtcgAGCGGACGGCCGAAGAGCTCCAAGAGCTCAGCAAACCGGCGGAAGAACAACAGTCATCGGTCGATGAGGGCAAAGAAAAGTATTAA
- the LOC125950004 gene encoding GIGYF family protein Gyf, protein MGDAINFGPAWLRKGGTPAYDTKTSSNSTSSSSSNNHHVNSNNSGSGSSSNSSGQHSNTNNIITVANNSGGGGGAGLHHQPLHSHHHHNSHPGLAHSGSGSAIGGGGGGGAGTGGGMSNNSGGGVGGGGSAAASAAAAAAAAANNNGTSTTRYALAEFRYGREEMLALFDLKTLKGPEILVNYKHLYVEKAQPPLALTPCPEEELVAESDSRRMWQTRSISTGIPSRGAGRGVSVDRGRGRGRGVYTSYTRSTSFYDDESRGVGRGERPWLERNGVTGGTGTLGGGGGIGDVEWNSTSSSPRKDFGSRIRSTGGGASGTMESWRRSRTDDDTGTGSNGGIAGGDWRSGGGAGGGAGGGGGGLSGSREKWTRSTSWRDEDGNSHHGLNSSSSERMISVPPYKSRLTSSTGHGNTELHNSSSGGSINSHSLHGMDKRRQHYDADELPEWATENPCDFGGSFDATGAFHDSDNDEREGGAAGHGGGGGGGGGGSGGRTYDDADDANGRSSYHSASSKAVDRSKPTTVTGRRAGNAAAASGEDGPAEDSSASAASSLSSSSGGGGVEGVVKRGGGVGARDDTNHSANHVGVEEETNSSNLSPGETGTDAEQQQQQQQQEQGHDNRSPSKEGKERRGIAPVDDGSERQSRESVESGATNEIPSAWHQQQQQQQQSHESRPSSASGGGDTVTVENAGDVSGNNQQRPSSSASLATAGGGSSSEPKKSPSSTSVDRMQEVADDMVAQLIMDDEFLATDSDPSVISSSVAGSSAAALNKSPVFGGGAAGGPNGASVSMGASGIGGIGGGGNIPLNMMLPKGSHLPMPQPTAAMHHGGHRGVNSHLMPDPNNRLGSGAPGSISQLQHQLMQSGPIPGADVWFYRDPQGKVQGPFPASEMTEWYRAGYFDDSLSVRRACDEMYTTLGTLVTLCSGAIPFLNSMSIPPIKPPSGIGNEGGIAGAKHSPQQQQQQSSGSGPSKPQPSGGQQSTGSGGGTAGGPQTQQQPSMHPGATGGGGAPPAAGGGAGNIEHEMLMTKRMHIMRQQHLLLQKLNASDGWHLLPPEQQNAIIAQQMAQLMNAEGMLMSPGQQSSVGPTPPGAGGAGIFGGGSSGGIPIPGQQDALVNLKLREMQQLPPQPTPPSQLPLLEQLQKSGNHQHNANNAFLKLHLPEFAQSPQLPGGGRPMMGLMNVDSSAAAAAAVHDPLSQLMHGINFNQPPVQSLGPLGPNNMMLNRGGVPLQPPQPQQTAQQGPQPHHPATKPPNVENDPLQLFMQLSLHKNQQQSQLTSQQQQPPKSAAELITPWLHTGPSPQQQQQQQQQQPQQQSQQPPSSGMPGVMGRSGGGGAWGELPPPPASASFASLMQQQQQQQSTPQQLPITGHPLLMGGPASNEPQSLSVASFFKHHQQDKQQQLEKEQLMQQQPQEQQQQHFQQLQHHQQQHQQQQQQQQTEGGLLAQQKSQHHQQQQSAIAPQHMHEQHQLLQQQQIQQHQLQHQQQQQYAEDERYNQKQPPKEGQKRETVDGSMMQQQQHQQSANNKKAISGSTNNRQVNQTEVDEKVTGGGGQQNQKAKRQAGVGKANHVAASSSSSSSSSSSSNSNGHNNGAQLDEENEFIKVKNEMEEKKRQKEMKKLQQEEQKRKLAEEKKRLEEQDAQKKAKLLESQRREALKIQEQQQQQQQPLQQQQQQHVQRPPPSKPAPWSAAVAEVATSGLSLAEIQKAERERRALLARQEQSLREQQEQQQLIELQSQLDSKLKWNAQNLVPANVKPLAEIQAEEAAAAERAREKNVGAGGLTVAAIAAQPPKGGSIKKEEPSLAFGSAVWQGASGNTLQYWNSSKAWGGESATELGTFAVASAATSNSISSAGGFWEEPVQPITAATVAAANTNKVGAVNTRKPQTTAAVASTAGSTAAKQQMLSKSKTMGSISTSSSSSVNAAKNQQQKQQQQQQQQSAAGERSAKGGSSSGSKTTNSGGGKNANAWSASSGDRKNQNEQGGNEFTSWCSRALSSLNSNVDIPTFVGFLQDIESPYEVKDYIRLYLGETKECSEFSKQYLERRSKYKNQQRQKNAHIDDMCKPAPAINPSANDFQEIKGKGKKIKKIKMHKLDNRILGFSVTAAPDRLNVGDRDYGDNA, encoded by the exons ATGGGTGACGCGATCAACTTCGGACCGGCGTGGTTGCGCAAGGGTGGTACACCTGCGTACGACACTAAaaccagtagcaacagtaccagcagcagtagcagcaacaatcatcacgttaacagcaacaacagcggcagcggcagcagtagcaacagtagtggCCAACACTCGAACACGAACAATATCATTACCGTCGCCAACaacagtggcggtggtggtggtgccggattgcaccaccagccactccattcccaccaccaccataactCGCATCCTGGGCTAGCGCatagtggcagtggcagtgccattggcggaggcggcggtggtggtgctggaacaGGAGGCGGAATGTCTAACAATTCgggtggcggtgttggtggtggtggttccgccgccgctagtgctgctgctgccgctgctgctgctgctaataatAATGGTACATCCACTACCCGATATGCGCTGGCCGAGTTCCGTTATGGGCGCGAGGAGATGCTCGCATTGTTCGACCTGAAAACGCTCAAGGGACCGGAGATACTGGTCAACTATAAGCATCTGTACGTGGAGAAGGCCCAACCACCCCTCGCGTTGACTCCCTGTCCGGAGGAGGAGCTCGTTGCTGAATCAGATTCCAGG CGCATGTGGCAAACAAGAAGTATTTCGACGGGAATACCGAGCCGCGGTGCTGGTCGCGGTGTTTCGGTCGATCGAGGTCGAGGCCGTGGACGGGGCGTCTACACGAGCTATACCCGTTCAACCTCTTTCTACGATGATGAGTCCAGAGGTGTAGGAAGA GGTGAACGACCGTGGCTGGAGCGGAACGGTGTAaccggtggcaccggcacGTTGGGTGGCGGCGGAGGTATAGGTGATGTGGAGTGGAACAGCACGTCGTCCAGCCCGAGAAAGGACTTTGGTTCCCGGATCCGTTCGACGGGCGGTGGGGCGTCCGGTACGATGGAAAGTTGGCGTCGTTCGCGCACCGACGATGATACGGGCACGGGCAGCAACGGGGggattgctggtggtgattggcgctccggtggtggtgctggtggtggtgccggcggcggcggcggcggcctcaGTGGCAGTCGCGAAAAGTGGACCCGTTCGACGAGCTGGCGCGATGAGGACGGGAATTCGCACCACGGActgaacagtagcagcagcgagcggatGATCTCGGTACCACCGTACAAATCGCGCCTTACCTCTTCCACTGGCCACGGTAACACGGAGCTACACAATAGCTCGTCCGGTGGCAGCATTAATAGCCACTCGCTCCATGGAATGGACAAACGCCGTCAGCACTATGACGCGGACGAGTTGCCCGAATGGGCAACCGAAAACCCATGCGACTTCGGTGGAAGCTTCGATGCGACCGGTGCGTTCCACGATTCCGATAATGATGAGAGAGAAGGGGGAGCTGCTGgacacggcggcggcggcggcggcggcggcggcggcagtggtggtcGTACGTacgacgacgctgatgatgcgAACGGTCGATCGTCCTATCATTCAGCAAGTTCGAAAGCTGTCGATCGTTCAAAACCGACAACGGTGACGGGCAGACGTGCTggtaatgctgctgcggcaTCGGGTGAAGATGGACCGGCTGAAGATTCGTCGGCATCCGCTGCCTCCTCGTTGTCCTCTTCttccggtggaggaggagtcGAAGGAGTAGTaaagcgtggtggtggtgttggagcgAGAGATGACACCAACCATTCTGCGAATCACGTCGGTGTCGAAGAGGAAACAAATTCGAGTAATTTGAGCCCTGGTGAAACCGGAACAGAtgccgaacagcagcagcagcagcagcagcaggagcagggtcACGACAATAGATCGCCATcgaaagagggaaaggaaCGACGCGGTATAGCACCGGTAGATGACGGTTCGGAGCGACAGTCACGCGAGTCTGTCGAATCGGGGGCAACGAATGAGATCCCTTCGGcgtggcatcagcagcagcagcagcagcagcaatcgcatgAATCAAGACCATCGAGTGCAAGTGGCGGTGGAGACACTGTTACCGTGGAAAATGCTGGCGACGTCTCTGGAAACAATCAGCAACGGCCTTCATCGTCCGCATCGTTGGcgaccgctggtggtggcagtagcagcgagCCAAAGAAATCGCCATCCAGTACGAGCGTCGATCGGATGCAAGAGGTAGCGGACGATATGGTGGCGCAACTGATAATGGATGACGAGTTTCTGGCGACTGATAGTGATCCCTCGGTTATATCGTCCTCCGTGGCCGGTTCCTCCGCTGCTGCACTGAACAAATCTCCTGTTTTTGgaggcggtgctgctggtggtcccaATGGTGCATCAGTATCAATGGGCGCATCGGGAATTGGCGGTATTGGGGGCGGTGGTAATATTCCGCTCAATATGATGCTTCCAAAGGGCTCTCATCTGCCTATGCCGCAACCTACTGCCGCGATGCACCACGGTGGTCACCGTGGCGTTAATTCACACCTCATGCCGGACCCGAACAATCGGCTGGGGTCGGGTGCTCCCGGGTCGATCTCGCAACTGCAACACCAACTGATGCAATCCGGTCCAATCCCAGGCGCCGACGTCTGGTTCTACCGGGATCCGCAAGGAAAGGTGCAGGGGCCCTTCCCGGCCTCGGAAATGACGGAATGGTATCGTGCTGGTTACTTTGACGATTCGTTGTCGGTACGGAGGGCCTGCGATGAGATGTACACGACACTCGGAACACTGGTGACGCTCTGCTCGGGCGCTATTCCGTTCCTTAACTCGATGTCTATACCACCGATCAAGCCCCCGAGTGGCATTGGCAACGAGGGTGGTATTGCTGGGGCCAAACATTCccctcaacagcagcagcaacaatcctcGGGTTCGGGTCCATCGAAGCCGCAACCATCGGGTGGACAACAATCGAcgggaagtggtggtggtactgctggtggtccacaaacgcaacagcaaccttCAATGCACCCTGGtgccaccggcggtggtggtgctccaccggcagcaggagGTGGTGCAGGTAACATAGAGCACGAGATGCTCATGACCAAGCGGATGCACATTATGCGCCAGCAGCACCTACTACTGCAAAAGTTGAACGCCTCCGATGGATGGCATTTGCtgccaccggagcagcagaatGCCATCATAGCCCAACAGATGGCACAGCTGATGAATGCCGAAGGGATGCTGATGTCACCTGGTCAGCAATCATCGGTGGGACCAACGCCACCAGGGGCTGGCGGGGCCGGTATTTTCGGTGGTGGCAGTTCTGGCGGTATACCGATACCGGGACAACAAGATGCACTAGTCAACCTGAAGCTGCGAGAGATGCAACAACTTCCGCCGCAACCGACACCTCCCTCACAACTGCCATTGCTGGAGCAGCTCCAAAAGTCCGGCAACCATCAACACAATGCCAACAATGCCTTCTTGAAACTGCATTTGCCCGAGTTCGCGCAGTCACCACAGCTGCCAGGGGGAGGAAGGCCAATGATGG GTCTTATGAATGTTGATTCatctgcggcggcggcggcggcagtccACGATCCGTTAAGTCAGCTGATGCACGGTATTAACTTTAATCAACCTCCAGTACAAAGCCTAGGCCCGCTTGGGCCGAACAACATGATGTTAAACCGGGGCGGGGTACCATTGCAACCACCGCAACCACAGCAAACGGCACAACAAGGCCCGCAACCGCATCATCCCGCCACCAAGCCACCTAACGTGGAGAATGATCCCCTCCAGTTGTTTATGCAACTTTCACTGCACAAGAATCAACAACAGTCTCAATTAAcatctcagcagcagcagcctcccaAGTCAGCTGCAGAACTGATCACTCCTTGGCTGCACACGGGACCTtctccacagcagcagcagcagcagcagcaacagcagccacagcaacaatCACAGCAGCCACCCAGTAGTGGTATGCCTGGTGTGATGggtcgtagtggtggtggtggagcctGGGGTGAGCTGCCACCTCCACCGGCGAGTGCCTCTTTTGCGTCACtgatgcaacaacagcaacaacagcagtcaACTCCACAACAGCTCCCGATCACCGGGCATCCACTGCTGATGGGTGGGCCTGCTAGCAATGAACCACAGTCACTATCCGTTGCCTCTTTCTTCAAGCACCATCAGCAagacaagcaacagcaactggaAAAGGAACAGCTTATGCAACAACAGcctcaggagcagcagcagcaacacttccagcagcttcaacaccatcagcagcagcaccagcagcagcagcagcagcagcaaacggaaggTGGACTGCTTGCTCAACAGAAatcacagcatcatcagcagcaacaatcggcCATTGCACCACAGCACATGCATGAGCAGCATCAACTgttacaacaacagcagattcagcagcatcaactacaacaccaacaacagcaacagtatgcCGAAGACGAACGGTACAATCAAAAGCAACCACCCAAGGAGGGACAAAAGCGGGAAACGGTCGATGGCTCTatgatgcaacagcagcagcaccagcaaagtgccaacaacaaaaaggcaaTCTCCGGCTCCACCAATAACAGGCAAGTGAATCAGACGGAGGTGGACGAGAAGGTAACGGGTGGCGGGGGACAGCAAAATCAGAAAGCGAAAAGGCAAGCTGGTGTTGGTAAAGCCAATCATGTGgctgccagcagtagcagtagcagcagcagcagcagcagcagcaacagcaatggccATAACAACGGTGCCCAGCTCGATGAGGAGAATGAGTTCATTAAGGTGAAGAACGagatggaagagaaaaagcgGCAAAAGGAGATGAAGAAactgcagcaggaggagcagaagcgaAAGCTGGCCGAAGAAAAGAAGCGTCTCGAGGAGCAGGACGCTCAGAAAAAGGCCAAGCTGCTTGAGTCGCAGCGTCGCGAAGCGCTCAAGATacaagagcagcaacagcagcagcagcaaccgctacagcagcaacagcagcaacatgtccAGCGGCCACCACCCAGCAAGCCTGCTCCGTGGTCCGCTGCGGTGGCCGAGGTAGCGACCAGCGGTCTCAGCTTGGCGGAGATCCAGAAAGCGGAACGGGAGCGTCGTGCCCTGCTAGCCCGCCAAGAGCAGAGCTTGCGCGAGCagcaagaacagcagcagcttatcgaGCTGCAATCGCAGCTGGACAGCAAGCTCAAGTGGAATGCCCAGAATCTGGTGCCGGCGAATGTGAAACCATTGGCCGAGATACAGGCCGAGGAAGCGGCGGCTGCTGAGCGTGCTCGCGAAAAGAacgtcggtgccggtggtctgACGGTGGCTGCTATCGCCGCACAACCGCCGAAAGGGGGCAGTATCAAAAAGGAGGAACCCTCGCTTGCATTCGGTTCAGCCGTCTGGCAAGGCGCTAGTGGTAACACCCTGCAGTACTGGAACTCCTCTAAGGCCTGGGGAGGCGAGAGCGCCACCGAGTTGGGCACCTTTGCCGTAGCCAGTgcggcaaccagcaacagtatcAGCTCGGCCGGCGGTTTCTGGGAGGAACCGGTACAACCGATTACCGCAGCTACCGTAGCAGCGGCTAATACTAACAAGGTCGGTGCCGTCAACACCCGTAAGCCACAAACAACGGCAGCTGTTGCTTCGACTGCCGGTTCCACTGCAGCCAAGCAGCAGATGCTAAGCAAGAGCAAGACCATGGGCAGCATTTCAACCagctcttcgtcgtcggttaATGCCGCTAAAAatcagcaacagaagcagcagcagcagcagcagcaacaatcggcCGCCGGTGAACGTTCGGCGAAGGGGGGCTCATCGAGTGGCTCAAAGACGACCAACTCGGGTGGCGGTAAAAATGCTAACGCGTGGAGCGCGAGCTCGGGCGATCGCAAGAACCAGAACGAGCAAGGTGGAAATGAGTTTACCAGCTGGTGTTCACGAGCTCTCAGTTCGCTGAATAGCAACGTCGACA TTCCAACGTTTGTTGGTTTCCTGCAAGACATCGAATCACCCTACGAGGTGAAGGATTACATCCGTCTATACTTAG GTGAAACGAAGGAGTGTTCGGAGTTTTCGAAGCAATATCTCGAAAGACGCTCCAAGTACAAAAATCAGCAGCGCCAAAAGAATGCCCACATTGATGATATGtgcaaaccggcaccggctaTAAATCCATCAGCGAATGATTTCCAAGAAATCAAA GGTAAGGGGAAGAAAATTAAGAAGATTAAGATGCACAAACTCGATAACCGGATTTTGGGCTTCTCCGTAACGGCGGCACCGGATCGGCTGAATGTCGGCGATCGAGACTACGGCGACAATGCTTAA